A region of the Oceanihabitans sp. IOP_32 genome:
GATGCTAAACAGCGACACAGAACCACATGTAATCATACCGCAACCCATTTATTGCACCAAGCATTAAGAGAGGTTTTAGGTGCGCATGTCGAGCAAAAAGGAAGCGCGGTACACTCAAAATATTTGCGATTTGATTTTTCACATTTCTCAAAATTAACAGCAGAGCAGTTACAAGAGGTCGAAAACTTTGTAAATAGAAGAATTGAAGGGAAATTACCATTAATTGAGAAACGAAACATACCAAAAGAGGAAGCCCTAGCTGATGGTGCTGTAAGTTTATTTGGAGAAAAATATGGCGATACGGTACGTACCGTTCAATTTGGACAGTCAGTAGAACTTTGTGGAGGGACACACGTGAAAAACACAGCCGACATTTGGCATTTTAAAATCGTGTCTGAAGGCGCCGTAGCAGCGGGCATACGCCGTATTGAAGCCATTACCAACGACGCTGTAAAAGATTTTTATTCTGAAAATACTAGCGCGTATTTTAAAATGAAAGATTTGCTTAACAATGCTAAAGAACCTGTTAAAGCACTTCAAAATTTACAAGATGAAAACAGCAATCTTAAAAAGCAAATAGAGGCGTTATTAAAAGAAAAAGCTAAAAATATTAAAGCCGAACTTAAGAGTGAATTACAAGATGTAAACGGAATCCAATTTTTAGCTAAACAAATAAATTTAGATGCCTCTGGAATTAAAGATGTAGCTTTCGAGTTGGGCACTCAGTTTGATAATCTATTCTTATTATTTGCCACAGAGCAAAACGGAAAGGCCTTACTGTCTTGCTATATTTCAAAAGAATTGGTGGCTAGTAAAGGTTTAAATGCGGGACAAGTGGTTAAAGACTTAGGTAAATTTATTCAAGGCGGCGGCGGCGGACAACCATTTTTCGCTACTGCTGGAGGTAAGAAGCCCGGAGGGATTAATGAGGCTTTGGAGGCTGCTAAGCGTTATATCGAATAGTCGCACAAAGACACAAAATTAAAACACAGAGGCTTCCACAGAAATTTTAAAAGTATATCTCTGTGAATCTCTGTGTTGCTCTGTGAATCTCTGTGTAAAAACTACAATAAAATGAACCTTCAAACCAAAATAAAACTAACCCAACAATCTCAAAATTTAATAGATTACAATTCTAATCTACTATTGTTAGGCTCTTGTTTTGTGGAAAACATAGGTAAGAAGTTAGACCATTTTAAATTTAATAAGCTTCAAAATCCTTTAGGGATCTTATTCAATCCAAAGGTTATTGAAACATTGGTTTTTAATGCTGTAAATCAAAAAGAATATCGAGAGGAAGATGTGTTTTTTCATAACGAACAATGGCATTGTTTTGAGGCACACTCTCGGTTAAGTAACACATCAAAAGAGAATTTGTTAAGAGATTTGAATACTGCCATTCAATTAACAAATCAACAAATTCAAAAGACAACACATATTGTAATTACACTGGGTACAGCTTGGATTTACAACGCTCTTGAAACTGGTAAAACCGTTGCGAACTGTCATAAAGTACCTCAAGAACAATTCCGTAGAGAAAAAATGACGGTTAATGCCATTTGCAAATCGCTAAACCACACGGTGGCATTGGTAAGACGTGTAAACAAAAATGCATCCATGGTGTTTACGGTTTCGCCGGTAAGACATTTAAAAGATGGTTTTGTAGAAAACACCTTAAGTAAAGCACATTTAATTACCGCCTTACATCAAATAATTAATCATGATGAGGGGTTGTATTATTTTCCTTCCTATGAAATCATGATGGATGAGCTGCGAGATTATAGGTTCTATGCCGAAGATATGGTGCATCCAAACCAAGTGGCTATAAATTATATTTGGGAGAAATTTCGAGATGTTTGGGTCTCGAAAGACGCTTTACAAACCATGATGGAAGTCGATGCCATTCAAAAGCGATTACAACACAAACCATTTAATTCTAAGTCTGAAGCACATCAAAAATTTCTTCAAAATTTAGATATGAAGATAAAAAGACTACAATCTCAATATCCTCAAATTTATTTTTAACATCAGATTTTAAGAACACAAAATCAGAAATCAATTGCAATTAACTTCATGGTTTTATAAATTGAATTTTGTGACATATTACCAAAATTATTTCTAAATTAGTACATGCGAAAAATTTTGTTAGGTGTTGTAATAACGCTGGTTGTTTTATTTGCGTTTAAATATTGTGAAGATAAAAAAGAAGATAAAATAGTACTTCAGGAAAGTTCTATGCTTATTCAAGAGCAAATTTTAAACGTGGGTAAACTCATTGTTACCGAAGGTCATTTTAGTGAAGTTTTTAATTATAAACATTCTCAAGAAATTTTCGGTAAATACCTTTCTTTCGATAAAAAAGCGCTTGTTGTTGTAAATGCTGATGTCACGATAGCCTACGATTTAAGTCAAATTGAATTTAAAATTGATGAAGCCAACAAAACACTTGAGATAATTAGCATTCCAGAAGAAGAAATTAAAATTTATCCAGATTTCGAATATTACGATGTGCAAGCCGATTTTCTTAATCCGTTTGTGGCCAAGGATTATAATCAAATTAAAAACACAGTTAAAGCCTCTTTATCTGAAAAAATAGAAAAATCTGGGTTAAAAGCTAATGCTAAAAATAGATTAGTAACCGAGCTTTCAAAATTTTATATTTTAACTAATTCTCTAGGTTGGACATTAATATGCAATGAAACACCTATGGATTCGATGAATAGTTTTCAAGATTTAAAACTATAAATTACGTAATAATGGATAAAGTGACTTTGCAAAATGTGCATAATCGGATAAAATCATACATTCACAATACCCCAGTGTTAACCTCACAATTAATAAACACTATTTGTGAAGCTCAAGTATTCTTTAAATGCGAGAACTTTCAGAAAATGGGGGCTTTTAAAATGCGGGGTGCTACGAATGCTATTTTAAACTTAACCGAAACTCAAAAAAGTAAAGGCGTAGTTACGCATTCATCGGGTAATTTTGCACAGGCCTTATCATTAGCCGCCAAACAAATGGGTGTTAAAGCTTATATTGTAATGCCTAAAAATGCACCACAAGTTAAAAAAGAGGCTGTAAAAACTTATAAAGGTATTATTGTGGAATGCGACTCAAACCTCGAGGCGCGCGAGTTCGAAGCAAAACGCATTCAAATGGAGAAAGGTGCAACTTTTATACACCCCTCGAATGATGATGCTGTAATTTACGGAAACGCTACAGCTGCCATAGAATTTTTGGAAGATTATCCCGATTTAGATTATATTTTCACGCCCGTTGGTGGTGGTGGCTTGTTAGCTGGTACCTTATTAGCATCTAAATATTTTTCTAAGAACTGTAAAGTGATTGCTGGCGAACCCATAGCAGTCGATGATGCTTACAGGTCGTTAAAATCTGGAATTATTGAAAAAAATGAAACCTCAAATACTATTGCAGATGGTTTAAGAACGCATTTAGGCGATAGAAATTTCCCGATTATAAAAGCGCATGTCGATACTATTATTCGTGTTGAAGAAGATGATATTGTTTACGCCATGAAACTGATTTGGGAACGCATGAAAATCGTTATCGAACCATCAAGTGCAGTCGCTTTTGCAGCGCTGTTAAAAGAAAAAGAAGTTTTAAAGCACAAAAAAATTGGTGTGATACTTTCTGGAGGCAATGTAGATTTAAGCCAGTTACCGTTTTAGTTTATTCTTCTAGTTTTTTATACAAACTATACCAACCACCTCCATTTACAGCTTCAATACCGTTATTTTTTAAAATAGAGGCCGCACTCGCAGAGCGCATACCGCTTGCACAACACGTGATTACCGGTTTATTATATTTTTTTATCTCTTTAATTTTAGAATTAAAGACTTGTAGTGGTATGTTTTTAGATTTTGGAATAGCGCCTTGATTGTATTCACCTTGTGATCTCACATCAATTATAATAGCGCCTTTTGCTTTAAATTCTTTAATCATTTCTTGCCTTTTGTTACCAAAGAACAGGCTAAATAACCCCATATTTTAGTTTATTATTTGTGCAAATATCCAATTAATTTTAATGAAGAATGTAACAAGTGTTACTTTTAATTTTTATATATTCAACCTCAAAATATATTGATAATGCAGCCATATGTTACGTTACAAATAGAAGCTGGTGTTGGAACGATTGAGTTTTTTCATCCCGATCACAATGCCATGCCAAGTGACAATCTTAAAAAATTAGAAAACACTATTATTGAAGCTGCTAAAAACGAGCGAGTTAAAGTCGTCGTTTTAAAAAGTGCTGGCGACAGGACATTTTGTGCAGGAGCTAGTTTTAAAGAACTAATCGCTATTAATAATACAGAAACAGGAAAGGAGTTTTTCTCTGGTTTCGCTCATGTTATAAATGCCATGCGAAAATGTCCAAAACTAATTATTGGACGTGTACAAGGTAAAGCTGTTGGCGGCGGTGTTGGTTTGGCAGCAGCGACAGACTATTGTTTAGCAAGCCAATTCGCCGCGATAAAATTAAGTGAGTTAAGTATTGGAATTGGCCCCTTTGTAATTGAACCTGCAGTCTCCAGAAAAATAGGACAAACGGCCATGTCTCAAATAACGATTAATGCCGAGCAGTTTTATACGGCGCAATTCGCTAAAGAAAAAGGCCTTTATGCTGATGTTTTTGATACTGTTGAAGCTTTAGATGAAGCCGTTAAAACTTTAGCTGAAAATCTAGCAACTTATAATCCTGAAGCTTTAGTGCAAATGAAAAAGGTATTTTGGAAAGATACGGCACACTGGGATAGTTTGCTTATGGAGCGTGCCGAAATTAGTGGTCATTTGGTGTTGAGTACGTTTACAAAAGAAACTTTGAAGCGGTTTATGTAGTTTTTATATTTAACGTTGCAATATGAATGTTATTTGAGGAAAAACCCCAATAGAGAGTTAATAATCTGTTGACTTAGTAAGTTCGTTCTTTAAAATTGTACTTTTATATTGTGAGATGGCTTCGTCGTTCCTGCTCGCCATGACGGATTGTTATGGTGTACTGTTATTCATAGCAGCCTGTCAGAGTACAGGGAAGAATCTCTTTCTCTATAAACTTAGCATAACCCATTATAAAGATTCTTCAGTCGTGCCTCCTTCTGAATGACAGACGTGGATTATTCAAAGCGAAGTCTGTCATTCAGAGCAGCCTGTCATTCAGAGCGCAGCGAAGAATCTCACGATTTTACTTGTCGTTTTAATTGAAAAGATGGCTTCGTCATGCTTCCTCGCCATGACGTATAATTAGTATGTGCTGTCTTTCAAAGCGAAGTCTGTCATTCAGAGCCTGTCATTCAGAGCACAGCGAAGAATCTCACGATTTTACTTGCCCTTTCAATCAAAAGATGGCTTCGTCATGCTTCCTCGCCATGACGGATTGTTACGGTGTATTGTTATTCATAGCAGCCTGTCAGAGTACAGGGAAGAATATCTTTCTCTATAAACTTAGCATAACCCATTGTAAAGATTCTTCAGTCTTTCCTCCTTCTGAATGACAGACGTGGATTATTCAAAGCGCAGCCTGTCATTCAGAGCGCAGCGAAGAATCTCATGATTTTACTTGCCCTTTTAATCAAAAGATGGCTTCGTCATGCTTCCTCGCAATGTCGGAACACCACTGTGTGTAGTTGTTTATAACGAAGTCTGTCATTCAGAGCACAGCGAAGAATCTCACGATTTTACTTGCCCTTTCAATCAAAAGATGGCTTCGTCACGCTTCCTCGCCATGACGGATTGTTACGGTGTATTGTTATTCATAGCAGCCTGTCAGAGTACAGGGAAGAATCTCTTTCTCTATAAACTTAGCATAACCCATTATAAAGATTCTTCAGTCGTGCCTCCTTCTTAATGACAGACGTGGATTATTCAAAGTGAAGTCTGTCATTCAGAGCAGCCTGTCATTCAGAGCGCAGCGAAGAATCTCACGATTTTACTTGTCGTTTTAATTGAAAAGATGGCTTCGTCATGTTTCCTCGCCATGACGGATTGTTACGATGTATTGTTATTCATAGCAGCCTGTCAGAGTACAGGGAAGAATCTCTTTCTCTATAAACTTAGCATAACCCATTATAAAGATTCTTCAGTCGTGCCTCCTTCTGAATGACAGACGTGGATTATTCAAAGCGAAGTCTGTCATTCAGAGCAGCCTGTCATTCAGAGCGCAGCGAAGAATCTCACGATTTTACTTGCCCTTTTAATCAAAAGATGGCTTCGTCATGCTTCCTCGCCATGACGTATAATTAGTATGTGCTGTCTTTCAAAGCGAAGTCTGTCATTCAGAGCAGCCTGTCATTCAGAGCGCAGCGAAGAATCTCACGATTTTACTTGCCCTTTCAATCAAAAGATGGCTTCGTCATGCTTCCTCGCCATGACGGGTTGTTACGGTGTATTGTTATTCGTAGCAGCTTGTCAGAGTACAGGGAAGAATCTCTTTCTCTATAAACTTAGCATAACCCATTATAAAGATTCTTCAGTCGTGCCTCCTTCTGAATGACAGACGTGGATTATTCAAAGCGAAGTCTGTCATTCAGAGCAGCCTGTCATTCAGAGCGCAGCGAAGAATCTCACGATTTTACTTGCCCTTTTAATCAAAAGATGGCTTCGTCATGCTTCCTCGCCATGACGTATAATTAGTATGTGCTGTCTTTCAAAGCGCAGTCTGTCATTCAGAGTAGCCTGTCATTCAGAGCACAGCGAAGAATCTCATGATTTTACTTGTCGTTTTAATTGAAAAGATGGCTTCGTCGTTCCTCCTCGCCATGACGGATTGTTACGGTGTATTGTTATTCATAGCAGCCTGTCAGAGTACAGGGAAGAATCTCTTTCTCTATAAACTTAGCATAACTCATTATAAAGATTCTTCAGTCGTGCCTCCTTCTGAATGACAGACGTGGATTATTCAAAGTGGAGTCTGTCATTCAGAGCAGCCTGTCATTCAGAGCGCAGCGAAGAATCTCACGATTTTACTTGCCCTTTCAATCAAAAGATGGCTTCGTCATGCTTCCTCGCCATGACGGATAATTAGTATGTGCTGTCTTTCAAAGCGAAGTCTGTCATTCAGAGCGCAGCGAAGAATCTCACGATTTTACTTGCCCTTTCAATCAAAAGATGGCTTCGTCATGCTTCCTCGCCATGACGGTTTGTTACGGTGTACTATAATTCATAGGAACTCTTTAATTAAAGCGTAACCTGTCATTGAGAGCTTAGCGAAGAATCTTATGATTTTACTTGCCCTTTCAATCAAAAGATGGCTTCGTCATGTTTCCTCGCCATGACGGATTGTTACGGTGTATTGTTATTCATAGCAGCCTGTCAGAGTACAGGGAAGAATCTCTTTCTCTATAAACTTAGCATAACCCATTATAAAGATTCTTCAGTCGTGCCTCCTTCTGAATGACAGACGTGTATTATTCAAAGCGCAGCCTGTCATTCAGAGCAACCTGTCATTCAGAGCGCAGCGAAGAATCTCACGATTTTACTTGCCCTTTCAATCAAAAGATGGCTTCGTCATGTTTCCTCGCCATGACGGGTTAGTGTTTTGATAATAGCGTTTTTTCAATAATCGCCAAACCATCATCAATTAAATGTCCAACTTCTGGTCTGTTTTGTTTTACGGTCTCTAAATGCTCCATAATGCTTTGGCATAATTTAGTTTCATTTGCTAAGAAAGCTAATTCATAAAGTTCTACGGACAGCAACCAATCGTTTGGATAGTTTTTTATTAATTCTTCCAAAACTTTAGTTCTAGAAATAGTTTTATTTACACCATCTCTGTAATCCCTAACTTGTTGGTAAAGTGTTTCCAGATGAAGTAATTGATCTGATTTTTCAACATGAATGGTTTTAGAGCTCGGTACATGCGTAATTAAATCGAAACTATTGTAATCTGCAGGCCCAGAAAACGCCGATACCATAGTTTTACCTACAGCCATATGATAAATCCCCCATTCGGGTTTAAAAAGTGTGGTTTTACCATGTGTAACCGTGCAGTTTTTAAAACTAATCAGTATTATTTTTCCTTGTAGATTTCGTTTTCCTGTAATAATTTCACCTGAAACGCTAATGCCGCCTTCAAACTCCAGGGTCACATTTTTTTCTTCAAAAATATGGTAAGCGCTTAAATCACGAGGACTCATATCTTCAATAGCCAAATTAATACCTTTTAATTTTCCTATAGGTGAGCCAAAGCCATTTTTGTGTGTTTTAATACCATGGCCTACCAACTCTTTTTCTCGATAGGCAAGTGCGGTTTCACCCATTGTTTGTATGTAAATGGGTTGGCTTTCATGTTCAATAACTTCACTAAAAACACCAGATATTTGTATGCCTGTACTGAGTTCTATAGTGCCTAATGCTTTAGACTGAATTAATTTGGTAACCCCTGTTAACCCACCTTTTCGCAAAGCCATAGTATTGGCAAACTCCTCTAAAATTAAATTTAAATGCGCGAAATTAGGTGTGACAAAAAGTTGAGGTTGAGGTTTGGTAATATCAAAATCCTTGTAAGCTGCTTCAATGGTATAGGGTAGTTTTTTAACTTCGCTAGTCATACACCAAGCACTTTCGCCTATAGAAGATAGTAGGCCTGCGCCATAAATTTTTGGATTCTCTAGACTGCCTATTAAGCCGTATTCTACCGTCCACCAATGTAGGTTTCTTATTAATGCCATTTCACTGGGTTCTCCCATGTTTTGTTGCAGTTCTTCAACTTTTTTTTCCGCGGAAGCGATCGCATCTTCTGTCGAATTTGGAGCTTCTTTAATAATAGAGAGCTGCCTAACGGCTTGGTACAATTCATAGTCCTTTGCCGATGAAATCGCTTTACATCCAATTTCGCCAAACCGTCGTAAATACTCGGCATATTCGGGGTTCGCTATAATGGGAGCATGTCCTGCACCTTCGTGAATAATATCGGGTGCTGGTGTGTATTCAATATGGTCTAATTGTCTAATATCGCTTGCAATAACGAGCACGTTATAGGCCTGAAATTCCATAAAAGCGTTGGGTGGAATAAAACCATCGACAGCTACGGCTGCCCAGCCAATAGCCTTCAAAATACGGTTCATGCCATACATATTTGGAATATTATCAATAGAAATTCCCGTTTGTTTTAAGCCCTCTAAATAGGATTTGTGGGCTACTTTAGCTAAAAAATCTACGTTTTTTCGCATCACATAACGCCAAACCGCTTGGTCTATAGCCGAATAATCCTCATAATGTTGAGGTTTTATAAATTGTTTTAAATGTTCTGGTAGACGATTTAAAATGCTGTTAGATTCAAAGGCGTTAGACATGATTTCTGTTTATAATGCTTTATGTAAAAATACAAACTCTAAACAAAAAATTATAGAACTTAGTCTTAAAATTAATGATTCTCCCCAGTGTGTTTTTTAAATTAAAAAGAAAAAAGTGTTTTGAGATTTCGTTTTTTTGGAGCTTGAAAGACAGTGGCAATACTGTTAAAACTGTTTCTATAAACGTTATAAATATTTTTAGAAGATGTTTGATTTTGGGGTTATTTTAAGAGATTTTAAATCTTAATTTCAAAAAAAAGCAACCCAAATTGAGTTGCTTTTTATAAATGTTTTACTGTGTCGCCCCTGGAGGATATTTCTCCATGATTTTGGCAACAAATTCCTTAATACGCAATTCTTTTTTCTCCATATCTTGAGTTAAATAACCGGTACCCACGCCTTGCCAAACGAGTTCTTTTTTATTGGCATCAATTAAATCGACGTATAAAGCGCCTTCTGTAGATCGTGATACCGAAGTAGAATTATAACGATTCCAATACCAAGGATGCCAACCCCAACCATAACCGTAAGGACCAAAATTATCGTTGTAAATGTTTATTTTTTCACGAGACTTGGTAAAAAGGCTAACTAGTAAATCTGGGTTTTCAGATTTTGTAAATCCTTTGGCCAAAAGTTCAGCTTCAATAGCACGTAGAATTCTGCGTTTGTCTAGATCGTTAATTTCTGCTTTATCAATTCCAGTTTTGTAAAATGCAAAAGTCTTATATTCATTAAAGTTAGCATTTCTGTCGTAATCTGTAGCTACTTTTACCGAACTGCAAGATGATATAAAAATTAGCAATGCTAAAAAAGGTAGTGTTTTTAATAGTTTTTTCATAGCCTTAAAATTTTGTTTCTGTTAATAGCCTGTAGTAAATCGCTTAAAATAATGGACTTAGTTAATTAACTACATCAAAAATCGTACCAAGGGGTTTAAATGTTTTTTCGCAGAATTAAGTTCTTTTTTTTAATACTGTTTGTTTTTTTTGTTTGTCATGACTGCGGTTGAAGCGTTATAACCATATGGACAATGTCTGCAACCACTCTCACAGCAATAGCCTCTTTTTAAAAGATATTGTGCTGTAAAGCAGCGGTAACCTTCGGGCGTTAAATAGTAATCGCCATCTTCTATAGGAATTATTTTTTTCATTATCTTACAAATATAACCTATCTTGGATTAATTTTTGATTACAATTTTGTTTATGATTCTTATTTCAAAACGCTTGATCCCAAAAGGCTACACTGGCCTAACAATTTTTCCTTTTGTGTTTTTAAAATACAGAAGTTTTAAAACCGATTATGTTTTAATTAACCATGAGAAAATTCATTTAAAGCAACAGTTAGAGTTATTAGTTTTGCCATTTTATATACTTTACGGTATCGAGTTTTTAATTAGAGTGTTACAGTATAGAAATTGGAATTTAGCTTACAGAAACATCTCTTTTGAACGTGAGGCTTATGATAACGAATTGAATTTAGATTATCTCAAACAGCGTACTTTCTGGGGATTTTTAAAGTATATTCGCGTCCATGACTTTTAAGCCTGAAAATAGCATAAACCAAACTGTTTTTTTGCCAAAAAACAAAGGTATTGAGTTGGTTGTAAAACGTGAAGATAAAATTCATCCTTTTGTTTCTGGTAATAAATATAGAAAGCTAAAATACAACCTTATTGAAGCTCAAAATAGCGGTTTTAAAACCCTCCTTACTTTTGGCGGTGCCTATTCCAACCATATTGCGGCAGTAGCTTCTGCTGGGCAAAACCTGGGCTTTAAAACCATTGGCGTTATTCGCGGTGACGAGTTAGGGTCTAAAATTGAACGTAATCCTACTCTGAGTTTTGCAAAGGAATGTGGTATGCAGTTTAAATTTGTTTCGCGAACAGATTACCGCGATAAAACATCTCAAAATTTTATCGATCATTTAAAGAAAGAGTTTAATACTTTTTATTTAATTCCCGAAGGGGGTACCAATACATTGGCTGTAAATGGCTGTGAAGAAATATTAAACGATTCTGATAAGGATTTCGATTATATATGTACATCTGTTGGAACTGGGGGTACAGTTTCTGGATTAATAAACGGCTCTAATTCCAATCAAAACGTTTTGGGTTTTCCGGCTTTAAAAGGTGATTTTTTGAAAGAAGAAATTACTAAATTTGTAACGCAATCAAATTGGAGTTTAATAACCGATTATCATTTTGGGGGGTATGCTAAAATAAACCCAGAACTAATTCGTTTTATTAACCATTTTAAAAACACGAATCGAATTCCCTTAGACCCTATTTATACCGGGAAAATGATGTTTGGAATTTACGATTTAATCCATAAGGGTTATTTTCCTGCGGGTTCTAAAATTTTAGCTATTCACACTGGTGGTTTACAAGGAATTGCCGGAATGAATATGATTTTGAAAAATAAAAATTTACCAATAATTGAATAAAAATGAAACGATTACTATTACTATTCTGCTTAATGAGTGTGGTTTTTAGTTGCCGCTCTAAAAAAGTAGCTGTTAGCAAGAAAACCATAATAAAGCCGAATACCGAGCAGATTGTAAAACCTGTTGAAAAACCTGTAGTTACTGCGCCTCCCAAGGTTTATGCAGATAAAATAGATAAGTATATTGACACGTATAAAGACATCGCTCAAAGCGAAATGCAATTGTATCATATTCCTGCTAGTATTACTTTAGCGCAGGGTATTTTAGAGTCGGGATCGGGCTATGGCAGATTGGCAATGAAAGCCAATAATCATTTTGGAATTAAATGTCACGGATGGACAGGGCAAAAAATTTATCATGATGACGATGAAAAGCAAGAGTGTTTTAGAAAATATAAAGATGCCAAATACTCCTTTAGAGACAGGTCTTTATTCTTAACAGGACGTAAAAGGTATGCAAAGCTTTTTGAGCTTAGAAAGGAAGATTATAAAGGATGGGCAAAAGGCTTACGAGCGGCAGGGTATGCAACCGATAGAAAATATCCACAAAAATTAATTAGCATCATCGAACGTTATAATTTGTACGAATATGACAAAGAAGTTATGGGTGCTAATTATGTTAAGATCGAGACGCCAAAAATCAACTCTGGCAAAACATATAGGGTTATAAAAGGTGATACTTTATATTCGATATCAAGAAAATACAATATTAGCGTAGAGCAACTTCAAAATATAAATGGGTTAAAGGATAACACCATTAGTATCGGTCAAGAGTTAGTTATTAGATAAATGCTTTTAAAATAAACAGTAAAAATGATATACAAACGTAGCAGTGCGTTATTCACAGAAGCCGAAAAAGTTATTCCTGGAGGTGTGAACTCTCCAGTACGTGCTTTTAAAGCCGTTGGCGGAACACCAATTTTTGTAAAAGGAGCTAAAGGGGCTTATTTATACGACGAAGATGGCCATAGATTAATAGACTATATAAACTCTTGGGGTCCCATGATTTTGGGGCATGCTTTCGAGCCTGTTGTAAACGCGGTTATTGATAAAGCTAAAAAAGGAACTTCTTTTGGAATGCCAACCGAAATTGAAACTAAAATTGCAGAATTAGCGGTTTCGATGGTGCCAAATATTGATAAAATCCGATTTGTAAATTCGGGAACAGAAGCCTGCATGAGTGCCGTACGTTTAGCAAGAGGTTATACTGGAAAAGATAAAATTATAAAATTTGCAGGTTGTTATCATGGGCATTCCGATTCGTTTTTAATTCAAGCGGGTAGTGGTGCAGTAACTTTTGGTACACCAAATAGCCCAGGTGTTACCGAGGGCACCGCAAAAGATACGTTATTGGCACGCTATAACGATCTTGAAAATGTAAGCCAATTAATTGAGGTGAATAAAAATGAAATAGCCTGCATTATAATAGAGCCTGTTGCGGGTAATATGGGCTGTATTCCACCAAAAGAAGGGTTTTTGGAAGGCTTGCGAAACTTATGCGATGCTCATAATATCCTTTTGATTTTTGATGAGGTGATGACGGGTTTCCGATTAGCAAAGGGAGGTGCGCAAGAGCTTTATAATATTAAAGCTGATATAGTTTGCTTCGGTAAAGTAATTGGAGGGGGCTTACCAGTAGGCGCTTTTGCCGCTAGAAATGAAATTATGAATCACTTAGCGCCTTTAGGACCTGTATATCAGGCCGGAACTTTAAGCGGTAACCCCTTAGCTATGGCTGCCGGATTAGCCATGTTAAAGGCTTTGAATGATGACGTTGAAGTGTTTAGGCGTTTAGATGAAAAAACAACATATTTACACGAAGGTATGTCTAAGGTTTTAAATGAAAACCGTGTTGTACATACTGTAAATAGAATTGGTTCGATGAT
Encoded here:
- a CDS encoding pyridoxal-phosphate dependent enzyme, with protein sequence MDKVTLQNVHNRIKSYIHNTPVLTSQLINTICEAQVFFKCENFQKMGAFKMRGATNAILNLTETQKSKGVVTHSSGNFAQALSLAAKQMGVKAYIVMPKNAPQVKKEAVKTYKGIIVECDSNLEAREFEAKRIQMEKGATFIHPSNDDAVIYGNATAAIEFLEDYPDLDYIFTPVGGGGLLAGTLLASKYFSKNCKVIAGEPIAVDDAYRSLKSGIIEKNETSNTIADGLRTHLGDRNFPIIKAHVDTIIRVEEDDIVYAMKLIWERMKIVIEPSSAVAFAALLKEKEVLKHKKIGVILSGGNVDLSQLPF
- a CDS encoding GSCFA domain-containing protein → MNLQTKIKLTQQSQNLIDYNSNLLLLGSCFVENIGKKLDHFKFNKLQNPLGILFNPKVIETLVFNAVNQKEYREEDVFFHNEQWHCFEAHSRLSNTSKENLLRDLNTAIQLTNQQIQKTTHIVITLGTAWIYNALETGKTVANCHKVPQEQFRREKMTVNAICKSLNHTVALVRRVNKNASMVFTVSPVRHLKDGFVENTLSKAHLITALHQIINHDEGLYYFPSYEIMMDELRDYRFYAEDMVHPNQVAINYIWEKFRDVWVSKDALQTMMEVDAIQKRLQHKPFNSKSEAHQKFLQNLDMKIKRLQSQYPQIYF
- a CDS encoding DUF4136 domain-containing protein — protein: MKKLLKTLPFLALLIFISSCSSVKVATDYDRNANFNEYKTFAFYKTGIDKAEINDLDKRRILRAIEAELLAKGFTKSENPDLLVSLFTKSREKINIYNDNFGPYGYGWGWHPWYWNRYNSTSVSRSTEGALYVDLIDANKKELVWQGVGTGYLTQDMEKKELRIKEFVAKIMEKYPPGATQ
- a CDS encoding rhodanese-like domain-containing protein, whose amino-acid sequence is MGLFSLFFGNKRQEMIKEFKAKGAIIIDVRSQGEYNQGAIPKSKNIPLQVFNSKIKEIKKYNKPVITCCASGMRSASAASILKNNGIEAVNGGGWYSLYKKLEE
- a CDS encoding enoyl-CoA hydratase/isomerase family protein produces the protein MMQPYVTLQIEAGVGTIEFFHPDHNAMPSDNLKKLENTIIEAAKNERVKVVVLKSAGDRTFCAGASFKELIAINNTETGKEFFSGFAHVINAMRKCPKLIIGRVQGKAVGGGVGLAAATDYCLASQFAAIKLSELSIGIGPFVIEPAVSRKIGQTAMSQITINAEQFYTAQFAKEKGLYADVFDTVEALDEAVKTLAENLATYNPEALVQMKKVFWKDTAHWDSLLMERAEISGHLVLSTFTKETLKRFM
- a CDS encoding aromatic amino acid hydroxylase, whose protein sequence is MSNAFESNSILNRLPEHLKQFIKPQHYEDYSAIDQAVWRYVMRKNVDFLAKVAHKSYLEGLKQTGISIDNIPNMYGMNRILKAIGWAAVAVDGFIPPNAFMEFQAYNVLVIASDIRQLDHIEYTPAPDIIHEGAGHAPIIANPEYAEYLRRFGEIGCKAISSAKDYELYQAVRQLSIIKEAPNSTEDAIASAEKKVEELQQNMGEPSEMALIRNLHWWTVEYGLIGSLENPKIYGAGLLSSIGESAWCMTSEVKKLPYTIEAAYKDFDITKPQPQLFVTPNFAHLNLILEEFANTMALRKGGLTGVTKLIQSKALGTIELSTGIQISGVFSEVIEHESQPIYIQTMGETALAYREKELVGHGIKTHKNGFGSPIGKLKGINLAIEDMSPRDLSAYHIFEEKNVTLEFEGGISVSGEIITGKRNLQGKIILISFKNCTVTHGKTTLFKPEWGIYHMAVGKTMVSAFSGPADYNSFDLITHVPSSKTIHVEKSDQLLHLETLYQQVRDYRDGVNKTISRTKVLEELIKNYPNDWLLSVELYELAFLANETKLCQSIMEHLETVKQNRPEVGHLIDDGLAIIEKTLLSKH
- a CDS encoding DUF5522 domain-containing protein, whose translation is MKKIIPIEDGDYYLTPEGYRCFTAQYLLKRGYCCESGCRHCPYGYNASTAVMTNKKNKQY
- a CDS encoding DUF4230 domain-containing protein — translated: MRKILLGVVITLVVLFAFKYCEDKKEDKIVLQESSMLIQEQILNVGKLIVTEGHFSEVFNYKHSQEIFGKYLSFDKKALVVVNADVTIAYDLSQIEFKIDEANKTLEIISIPEEEIKIYPDFEYYDVQADFLNPFVAKDYNQIKNTVKASLSEKIEKSGLKANAKNRLVTELSKFYILTNSLGWTLICNETPMDSMNSFQDLKL